The following DNA comes from Symbiobacterium terraclitae.
CGGCGAACAGGTCCAGGAAGCGGGAGTCGACGACGCGCGGGCCGATGATGTTGAACAGCGTTCCCTTCACCCGGTCGCTGGTCGGCCGGATGTCACGGCCTTTCAGTGTTTTTAACGGCCGGCCCTTGGCCGACCCCGTGATCACGCGCACAGCGATTCACCTTTCGCTTTTCTTCCCGGAAACCGCCCGCATCATCCAGTATAGCCGCCGCCAAAGTGGGTAGCCTATAGACCAGTGAGAGCCGATGCCGATTGAGCGGTAACCACCCCTCAGGTTGGGCTCTTTCTCCGTTCCGTTTCCTCTCCCACTTCTCCTCTTGGGCAGCCCGGCCGGGCTGCCCTCCTTTTTTGCTCCAAGTGGGGAGGGGGCGTCAACCCCCTCCCCACCGCAGGTCGGCTCATTGGCTAGGGCAGGACCCAGACCCGGCGGGGCTGCAGTCCGAAGCGCAGGGCGTCGGCGACCGAGGCCCACGAGAACAGGTCGATGCGGTTGCCCTTGATCGCCCCGCCGGTGTCCACCGCCACGGCGTAGCCGTAGCCCTCCACGTAGAGCAGGGTGCCCAGCGGGATGACGTTGGGGTCCACGGCGACGGCCCCGGTGCGGACGGAGACGCCCGTGCGGGTCATCGTCCCGACCCCCGCCTCACCCACGGTGTAGACGGAGGCCGTCATGTCCAGCGCGTCGCGGTAGATCACCTGGTGCCCGTCCAGGTACACCACGGGCAGGTCCGCCGGGTCCAGCAGCACCCGCTGGATCAGCGCGGCCGCCTCGGCCCGGCTGGCGTAGACCGTGGGGCGCAGGGTCCCGTCGGGGAAGCCGTTGACCAGCCCGTGCTTCAGGGCGTAGGCGTAGGTCGGCCGCTTGTACCAGTCGACCTGCTTCCAGTCCGAGTACGCGCCGAGGATGGCGGTGATCTCGCTGGAGTCCTGCGAGTGCGCCTCCCAGCGCTTGCCGATGGCCCGCACGATACCGTCGACCAGCTGCTCCCGGGTGATGGGATCGCCCGGGCGGAAGTGGGTGCCGTCCACAGGGTCGAGGATGGCCAGGCGGTAGCCGAACTCCACGTAGGGCGCGTACCACTCCCCGCAGGCGACGTCCGGGAAGATCGCCTCGCACTTGCCCGCCGTGTCGATCCGGCGGGCGGTCAACAGCATCTTGAGGAACTCCGCCCGGGTGATGGTGTCGGTTGGACGGAAGAGCCCCTCGGGCGACCCGTGGATCACCCCGGCCTCCACCAGCCGCGCCACCTCGGGGTACGCCCAGTGGTCTTCCGGCAGGTCGGCGAAGAGAGACGGCTGCGCGGGTTCGGGCTGCGGTTCGTCCTCGGGTACGGGATCCCCTTCGGCCCCGGACTCGTCTTCGGTACCAGGGTCAGCCTCGGCCCCGGGCTCGTCTCCGGAACCAGGGTCAGCCTCGGACCCAGACTCGTCTGCGGAACCAGGGTCAGCCTCGGCCCCGGCTTCGCTCTCAGATCCGGGGTCGGCATCGGGGTCGGCATCGGAGCCGGCCCCGTCCCCGAACCCAGGGCCAGATTCAGAGCCCGACCCGGCTTCAGACTCGGGATCGGCTGCGGACCCGGATTCGTCCTCGGAGCCAGGGTCGGCCTCAGACCAGGGATCAGCCTGCAATCCGGCCTCGTCCCCGGCAACGGCTAAGGATGGCGGCTGCAGGTGGGGCGCAAGGGCCGGCGCGGCGAAGAGCGCGGGCTGCCCATCCCCGGCGGCTGCCGCAGGCGCGCCGCAGGCCGCCACCAGGATCGCCGCTGCAGCGGCGGACATCCATTTCTTGTACATGTCTTCCTCCTTCATCCGGTACGGGATGAGGGAGGAGTTCAACGTACAACTCCATGATCCTTCTAGAGTTGTATTATCCCACCACTCTGCAGTAGAAAAGGCGCTCCACGATCGGCCTGCGCCCGGAGCGGCCCGCTCCGTTGCCGAAGATGGCGTACTCCCGGGTAAACAGCTCCACCGGCCCCCGCCGCTCCAGCGCCGCCCAGATCACCTCATCGGGCACGATCCCTTCATTGTTATAGGAGAGCAGGATGTGCCGGGCCCTCGCCCGCTCGATCAGCCGCGTCAGGTGCACCCCGGCCGTCGCCTTGCGGGAGTAGGCCGACTTCAGGTGGTCGCGGGCGAACTTACGGGTCTTGCCGTGCAGGCGCGGCTTCTGCCAGAGGGCGATGTTCTCCAGCACGTGGTAGTTGTCGATGTACTGCCGCCCGTTGTAAGGCGGGTCCAGGTAGAGCACGTCGGCCTCGATCTCGTCGATCAGCACGTCGGCGTCGGCGCAGCAGACCCGGTTGGCGGTCGACTCCACCACCTGCGGCAGCCCCAGTTCCAGCGGCTTGTAGACCGAGGCGTCCACCAGGTGCGTCCCGTCCTCGTGGTAGGGCTCGCTGCCCAGGTGCTTGAGGAAGGCGTCGTACTGGCCGCAGGTGTTGGCCACCTTGTCCGCCGCGTAGAGCAGGCTGGTGAGCAGCACCGCCTCCTCCTGCTCGTTGATCGCCCCCTCGGCCCGCCAGGCGGCGATCTGCTCCCGGATCGCGTCGATGCGCCCGGCGTTCGCCGGCGTGAAGTAGGTGCCGCCGAACTCGGCGAAGCAGTAGCCCTCGACCGGGGGCAGCCGGTCCAGCGCCGCGAGCAGGCCGGCGAGGCGCGCCCAGTCCACCTCCCCCGGACGCCCGCCCAGGAAGCAGCGGGCCGCCACGTAATTGTGGTAGAGGTGGTCGGAGGCCGTGACGGCGAAGCCCCGGGCCGCGAAGTGGTACGCCACCACCGCGCTGCCGGTGAAGGGGTCGGCCAGAGAGCGCGCCTCAGGCGCCCGCTCCTCCACCACGCCCGCGATGAAGGAGAGCAGGTTCTGCTTGCTGCCGATGAACTTGCGGTTGTGCACCCACAAAGGCTTCAGGCGGACTTCGGCTGCCCCTGCCAACACCGGGGACCTCCTTCCCTGCCTAAGGCTTGCGCAGGACCAGAATGTTCTGGTGGATCATCGAGGGGATGAACTCGTAGCGGTAGCCGTAGACGTGCAGCGGTTTCGCCACATCGTACCAGATCAGGTTGGCCTTGAGCACCAGCCCCAGCCCCTCCAGCAGCTCGGCCAGCTGGGCCGAGAGCATGTGGTAGCGGCCGGAGTGGTACATGTCGCCGATGAAGACCACCACGTACCGCCGTGGGCGCAGGACCCGCACCGCCTCGGCGAAGACGGCCCGCATGGTCTCCAGCCATTCCTCGCGGCCCTCCAGGCCGGTGACGCCGGTCTCCGCCTCCCCAGCGGCGAAAGGCGAGAGCTTGGAGCGCCGCCGCTCCGTTGCGGGGCCCCCCGCCCGCTTGAACTTGCCGGTGGAGCGGCGCCGCCGGTCCATGTTCCAGTAGGGCACGTCGGTCAGGACGAGGTCGAACCCGCCGTCGGGCATGTCCCGCAGCACGACCCGGCTGTCGCCGCAGATCGCCTCCTGCTCGGCAAGCCCCTCCAGCCGGCAGACCTCCCGGTAGATCTCGACCCACCGGGGGTTGATCTCCACCCCCACCGCCTGCCGGTCGGTCAGGGTCGCACCGATCAGCGTGCCGCCGACCCCCATGAACGGGTCCAGCACCCGCGCCCCGGATTTGGTGAAGGTACGGATCAGGTCGGCGCAGAGCTCGGGCGGCTTCTGCCCGCCGTGCTGGCTGCGGAGCGCAAACTGGAAGGAAGGGGGAAAGCTCTTGTTGATCACGGAGCGGGTGGCGTAGACCCACTCCTTGCCCGTCAGGTCGTTGAGCCGGTTGTCGCGGTGGTAGATGCCCCGCTCCCCCATGTCGACGTGGTGCGGCTTCAGCCCGCCCCGGGTCTCCTCCACGGCAGCCTTCACCCCCTGGATCCGTGCTGCCTACTACTATAGCCGAACCAATCAATGGCGTAAAGAAACGGGCTCTCGGCGGCTGGGCGGACCGCACTGGGGTGTCAGGGATCAACGGGGAGCACGAAACGTGTCGCGCACTCAGTCAGATGTGGGTAGGCCTCAGCCAGTTCGGGGTTGAAGGCAAAGAACCTGATCGTGAAAGGCACGCCCTCAAACGACTTGCCCTCGGCATCGAGGGCCTGCTCGACGGTGAAGGTCGTCCACCCGGGGAGACCTCCTGCCGGACCGGCCCC
Coding sequences within:
- a CDS encoding S-layer homology domain-containing protein produces the protein MYKKWMSAAAAAILVAACGAPAAAAGDGQPALFAAPALAPHLQPPSLAVAGDEAGLQADPWSEADPGSEDESGSAADPESEAGSGSESGPGFGDGAGSDADPDADPGSESEAGAEADPGSADESGSEADPGSGDEPGAEADPGTEDESGAEGDPVPEDEPQPEPAQPSLFADLPEDHWAYPEVARLVEAGVIHGSPEGLFRPTDTITRAEFLKMLLTARRIDTAGKCEAIFPDVACGEWYAPYVEFGYRLAILDPVDGTHFRPGDPITREQLVDGIVRAIGKRWEAHSQDSSEITAILGAYSDWKQVDWYKRPTYAYALKHGLVNGFPDGTLRPTVYASRAEAAALIQRVLLDPADLPVVYLDGHQVIYRDALDMTASVYTVGEAGVGTMTRTGVSVRTGAVAVDPNVIPLGTLLYVEGYGYAVAVDTGGAIKGNRIDLFSWASVADALRFGLQPRRVWVLP
- a CDS encoding TRM11 family SAM-dependent methyltransferase; this encodes MEETRGGLKPHHVDMGERGIYHRDNRLNDLTGKEWVYATRSVINKSFPPSFQFALRSQHGGQKPPELCADLIRTFTKSGARVLDPFMGVGGTLIGATLTDRQAVGVEINPRWVEIYREVCRLEGLAEQEAICGDSRVVLRDMPDGGFDLVLTDVPYWNMDRRRRSTGKFKRAGGPATERRRSKLSPFAAGEAETGVTGLEGREEWLETMRAVFAEAVRVLRPRRYVVVFIGDMYHSGRYHMLSAQLAELLEGLGLVLKANLIWYDVAKPLHVYGYRYEFIPSMIHQNILVLRKP
- a CDS encoding DNA adenine methylase; the protein is MAGAAEVRLKPLWVHNRKFIGSKQNLLSFIAGVVEERAPEARSLADPFTGSAVVAYHFAARGFAVTASDHLYHNYVAARCFLGGRPGEVDWARLAGLLAALDRLPPVEGYCFAEFGGTYFTPANAGRIDAIREQIAAWRAEGAINEQEEAVLLTSLLYAADKVANTCGQYDAFLKHLGSEPYHEDGTHLVDASVYKPLELGLPQVVESTANRVCCADADVLIDEIEADVLYLDPPYNGRQYIDNYHVLENIALWQKPRLHGKTRKFARDHLKSAYSRKATAGVHLTRLIERARARHILLSYNNEGIVPDEVIWAALERRGPVELFTREYAIFGNGAGRSGRRPIVERLFYCRVVG